One region of Fusobacterium periodonticum 1_1_41FAA genomic DNA includes:
- the lepB gene encoding signal peptidase I yields the protein MKTILYGIFYFFLTLFFAYIFIKEKDLAKKFDTRREKFVNKIVKNEKKVKSFKKILYYVETIGSALILVVVIQKFYIGNFKIPTGSMIPTIEVGDRVFADMVSYKFTGPKRNSIIIFDEPMRDEDFYTKRAMGLPGETIRIQDGSLYINGEKTDFRRYSNDGIGEQEWKIPQKGDKLEIIPAGKYREALENAGVNVDAIVEEAFYKESFEFFKNVYYGLKHKIFDKLKIKYDINEYVNHRNDYRKQGSLTIVEMIMPNLKFVVNGEETGPILDFISDEKVRNKLLNGETVEIILEDDYYLALGDNTDNSKDSRYIGFIKKSRMKGRVLVRFWPLNRIGLVK from the coding sequence ATGAAGACAATATTATATGGAATATTTTATTTTTTTCTAACTCTTTTCTTTGCTTATATCTTTATAAAAGAAAAGGACTTAGCTAAAAAATTTGATACACGCAGGGAGAAATTTGTAAATAAAATAGTAAAAAATGAAAAAAAAGTTAAAAGTTTTAAGAAAATTCTTTATTATGTTGAGACAATAGGAAGTGCCCTTATATTAGTTGTAGTTATTCAAAAATTCTATATAGGAAACTTTAAAATTCCTACTGGTTCAATGATACCTACAATAGAAGTTGGAGATAGAGTTTTTGCAGATATGGTTTCATATAAATTTACAGGACCAAAAAGAAATAGTATTATAATTTTTGACGAACCAATGAGAGATGAAGATTTTTATACAAAAAGAGCAATGGGATTACCTGGAGAAACTATAAGAATACAAGATGGAAGTTTATATATAAATGGAGAAAAAACAGATTTTAGAAGATATAGTAATGATGGAATAGGAGAACAAGAATGGAAAATTCCACAAAAAGGGGATAAGTTAGAAATTATTCCTGCTGGAAAATATAGAGAAGCTCTTGAGAATGCTGGAGTAAATGTTGATGCTATTGTAGAAGAGGCATTTTATAAAGAATCATTTGAGTTTTTTAAAAATGTTTATTATGGATTAAAACATAAAATTTTTGATAAGTTAAAGATAAAATATGATATTAACGAATATGTAAATCATAGAAATGACTATAGAAAACAAGGTAGTCTTACCATAGTAGAAATGATTATGCCTAATTTAAAGTTTGTTGTTAATGGAGAAGAAACAGGACCTATTTTAGATTTTATTTCTGATGAAAAAGTTAGAAATAAATTACTAAATGGAGAAACAGTAGAAATTATTTTAGAAGATGATTACTATTTAGCATTAGGAGACAATACAGATAATAGTAAAGATTCAAGATATATAGGTTTTATTAAAAAAAGTAGAATGAAAGGAAGAGTTTTAGTCAGATTCTGGCCTTTAAACAGAATAGGGCTAGTAAAATAG
- the rimI gene encoding ribosomal protein S18-alanine N-acetyltransferase: protein MIKKLTINDVDYIEQIFNLEKDIFKNSAFSKESTENLVKADNSFIYAYLIDEKVCGYLMVLDSIDVYEILAIATIEECRNKGIAQELLDKIKTKDIFLEVRKNNEKAINFYKKNNFKQISIRKGYYSDPTEDAIIMKMEANNE, encoded by the coding sequence ATGATTAAAAAATTAACAATCAATGATGTAGACTATATAGAACAAATTTTTAACTTAGAAAAAGATATTTTTAAAAATTCTGCTTTCAGTAAAGAATCTACAGAAAATTTAGTAAAAGCTGATAATTCATTTATTTATGCTTATCTTATAGATGAAAAAGTTTGTGGGTATTTAATGGTTCTTGACAGCATAGATGTCTATGAAATTCTTGCAATAGCAACTATAGAAGAATGTAGAAATAAAGGTATTGCTCAAGAACTTTTAGATAAAATAAAAACTAAAGATATTTTCTTAGAAGTTAGAAAAAATAATGAAAAAGCAATAAATTTTTACAAAAAAAATAATTTTAAACAAATATCAATAAGAAAAGGCTATTATTCAGATCCTACTGAAGATGCCATTATAATGAAAATGGAGGCAAATAATGAATAA